One stretch of Mangifera indica cultivar Alphonso chromosome 9, CATAS_Mindica_2.1, whole genome shotgun sequence DNA includes these proteins:
- the LOC123224752 gene encoding cysteine proteinase inhibitor 6-like, with protein sequence MKMMNRYSFILLSSAVLLCGFVELGLSREDSFHKMKFGGVQTCKGSQNGAEMESLARFAVQEHNKKENSLLEFSRVLKAREQVVAGMMYHLTLEAVDAGKKKIYQAKVWVKPWMNFKKLEEFKHAKDGPSFTTSDLGVKHDGRDLEWHEVPTNDLEVQGAASYAVKSIQQSSNSLNPYELLEILHAKAKVIEDYARYELHLKLQWGVEEVKFQVEVIKNSDGKFHLKYFY encoded by the exons ATGAAGATGATGAACAGGTATTCTTTCATATTGTTGAGTTCTGCGGTTTTGCTTTGTGGGTTCGTTGAATTGGGCCTTTCTCGAGAGGACAGTTTCCACAAGATGAAGTTCGGAGGCGTTCAGACATGCAAGGGCTCCCAAAACGGCGCTGAGATGGAAAGCCTTGCACGATTCGCTGTTCAAGAACACAACAAGAaggag AATTCCCTTCTTGAGTTCTCAAGGGTGTTGAAGGCCAGGGAACAGGTGGTTGCTGGCATGATGTATCATCTTACTCTCGAAGCAGTTGATGCTGGCAAGAAGAAGATATATCAAGCCAAAGTCTGGGTGAAGCCATGGATGAACTTCAAGAAGTTAGAGGAGTTCAAGCATGCCAAGGATGGCCCTTCATTCACTACTTCAGACCTTGGCGTCAAACACG ATGGCCGTGATCTAGAATGGCATGAAGTACCAACGAATGATTTAGAAGTCCAAGGTGCAGCAAGTTATGCTGTGAAGTCCATCCAGCAGAGTTCCAACTCATTGAATCCATATGAACTTTTAGAGATCCTTCATGCTAAGGCCAAG GTTATTGAAGATTATGCCAGATATGAATTGCATCTGAAGTTGCAGTGGGGAGTTGAAGAAGTGAAGTTCCAGGTTGAAGTAATAAAGAACAGTGATGGAAAGTTTCATTTGAAATATTTCTATTAG